One segment of Sesamum indicum cultivar Zhongzhi No. 13 linkage group LG4, S_indicum_v1.0, whole genome shotgun sequence DNA contains the following:
- the LOC105161086 gene encoding protein YIPF5 homolog — MAFGLFQLLAGKLHFGIILGWVTMASMFLYVVFNMLAGKNGNLDMYKCLSLIGYCMLPIVMLSAFSLFVPQGGMVIMVITGLFVIWSTRVCTGLVVELANCGDEHRGLITYACFLIYMLFSLLVIF; from the coding sequence ATGGCGTTTGGATTATTTCAGCTCCTAGCTGGAAAACTACATTTCGGGATTATCCTTGGTTGGGTGACGATGGCGTCGATGTTTCTCTACGTCGTTTTCAATATGCTTGCGGGTAAAAACGGGAATTTGGATATGTACAAGTGTCTCAGCCTGATTGGGTACTGTATGTTGCCCATTGTGATGTTGTCGGCTTTTTCTCTGTTCGTGCCGCAAGGTGGAATGGTGATCATGGTGATAACTGGGCTGTTTGTGATCTGGTCTACACGTGTCTGCACGGGATTGGTAGTGGAGCTGGCTAACTGTGGAGACGAGCATCGGGGATTAATCACGTATGCTTGCTTCTTGATTTACATGCTTTTTTCGCTGCTTGTGATTTTCTAG